A stretch of the Heterodontus francisci isolate sHetFra1 chromosome 10, sHetFra1.hap1, whole genome shotgun sequence genome encodes the following:
- the LOC137374707 gene encoding uncharacterized protein isoform X2 has protein sequence MAITNFRASGQGVRNTVRVVVKDKEGDAPVDRTFFIKKILFDCCGFQATDVFCLQDFPSSGYFDVTFRNVAGCIKFLKAFKEKGDRAPLSILTAEPLFTLPSQRDRVVTIHLYNPHVPVVDVLTFLARYVEVAGSSTDVKDPFGIWTSKRQVKVTLKVDPSGAIIHPPSSFAIGGSRGFLVYAGQPRVCRTCGKSGHMAANCSTVVCKNCKEEGHQTKDCKQTKCCNLCGAAGHLYKTCPKRCLSYAQAARSKERPGEGSAKASAVRKETNNLLRSEELQPEKEGEAAETNDPAPTQRPETPPPQTESMEEEAADGQTGQWQVVQSKTTKKKHPKATTQTSGKRRLSSESDCNNSSSLDGEMLERQPLQKRRQNSEMDDKASQPPGTGSCDGPGVPQPQCPTRNDVANASQLRDTGSKDTSGAPELRETGSCDVFEEEQMEAAEDNPILSAYKTPPMSPERHKPCMKNQEGFLSPTNVKLLAHTMGMQEHPEGEGLGLARTNERVALRNYLKSILRTPHPGYYCQYDFSSLYVVHKGQDWLDQLVT, from the coding sequence atggctataaccaattttcgagcttcgggccagggagtgcgcaacaccgttcgggtggtcgtgaaggacaaggaaggagatgcaccggtcgatcgcaccttcttcatcaagaaaattctcttcgattgctgcggatttcaagcgacggatgtcttctgcctgcaggatttccccagcagtggatacttcgacgtgacgttccggaacgtggcgggatgcatcaagttcctgaaggcgttcaaggagaaaggagaccgggcgccactgtcgatcctcacagcggagccgctcttcacgcttccgtcacaacgggaccgggtggtgacgattcacctctacaacccccatgttccggtggtggatgtactcacctttctcgccaggtacgtcgaggtggctggcagcagcactgatgtcaaggacccctttgggatctggaccagcaagcggcaggtcaaggtgaccttgaaggtagatcccagtggagccatcatccaccctccctccagcttcgctatcgggggaagtcgaggcttcttggtctacgctgggcagcccagagtttgccgcacctgtggcaaatctggtcacatggcagccaactgcagcacggttgtttgcaagaactgcaaggaggaaggccatcagaccaaggactgtaagcagactaagtgttgcaacttgtgcggtgcagcaggccatctctacaagacctgtcccaaacgttgcctcagctacgctcaggcggcaaggtccaaggaaaggccgggagaaggttcggcgaaggcgtccgctgttcgaaaggagaccaacaaccttctccgcagtgaggaacttcaacctgagaaggaaggggaggcagctgaaaccaacgacccagcacctacccagcgcccggaaacccctcctccacagacagaatcaatggaggaggaggcagcagatggacaaacaggtcagtggcaagtggtccagagtaaaaccacaaagaaaaaacatcccaaagccaccacccaaaccagtggcaagaggaggctctcttctgaatcagactgcaacaactcctcttcactggacggggaaatgctggaacgacagccccttcaaaagaggcggcagaactccgagatggatgataaagcatcccagcccccgggcactggaagctgtgatgggcccggcgtgccccaaccccaatgccccacacgtaacgacgtggccaacgcatctcagctccgggacaccgggagcaaagacacgtctggcgcacctgagctccgggagaccgggagctgtgatgttttcgaggaggaacagatggaagcagctgaggacaacccaatcctctctgcctacaagacccccccgatgtcacccgagcggcacaaaccctgcatgaaaaatcaggaggggtttctgagcccaaccaacgtgaaactgcttgcgcatacgatgggtatgcaggaacatcccgaaggggaaggactgggactagcgaggacaaatg
- the LOC137374707 gene encoding uncharacterized protein isoform X1, with translation MAITNFRASGQGVRNTVRVVVKDKEGDAPVDRTFFIKKILFDCCGFQATDVFCLQDFPSSGYFDVTFRNVAGCIKFLKAFKEKGDRAPLSILTAEPLFTLPSQRDRVVTIHLYNPHVPVVDVLTFLARYVEVAGSSTDVKDPFGIWTSKRQVKVTLKVDPSGAIIHPPSSFAIGGSRGFLVYAGQPRVCRTCGKSGHMAANCSTVVCKNCKEEGHQTKDCKQTKCCNLCGAAGHLYKTCPKRCLSYAQAARSKERPGEGSAKASAVRKETNNLLRSEELQPEKEGEAAETNDPAPTQRPETPPPQTESMEEEAADGQTGQWQVVQSKTTKKKHPKATTQTSGKRRLSSESDCNNSSSLDGEMLERQPLQKRRQNSEMDDKASQPPGTGSCDGPGVPQPQCPTRNDVANASQLRDTGSKDTSGAPELRETGSCDVFEEEQMEAAEDNPILSAYKTPPMSPERHKPCMKNQEGFLSPTNVKLLAHTMGMQEHPEGEGLGLARTNASGKAPGKDSITPEIIKNAKPAILSTLNELLCLCWDEGAVPQDMRDANIITLYKNKGDRGDCNNYRGISLLSIVGKVFA, from the exons atggctataaccaattttcgagcttcgggccagggagtgcgcaacaccgttcgggtggtcgtgaaggacaaggaaggagatgcaccggtcgatcgcaccttcttcatcaagaaaattctcttcgattgctgcggatttcaagcgacggatgtcttctgcctgcaggatttccccagcagtggatacttcgacgtgacgttccggaacgtggcgggatgcatcaagttcctgaaggcgttcaaggagaaaggagaccgggcgccactgtcgatcctcacagcggagccgctcttcacgcttccgtcacaacgggaccgggtggtgacgattcacctctacaacccccatgttccggtggtggatgtactcacctttctcgccaggtacgtcgaggtggctggcagcagcactgatgtcaaggacccctttgggatctggaccagcaagcggcaggtcaaggtgaccttgaaggtagatcccagtggagccatcatccaccctccctccagcttcgctatcgggggaagtcgaggcttcttggtctacgctgggcagcccagagtttgccgcacctgtggcaaatctggtcacatggcagccaactgcagcacggttgtttgcaagaactgcaaggaggaaggccatcagaccaaggactgtaagcagactaagtgttgcaacttgtgcggtgcagcaggccatctctacaagacctgtcccaaacgttgcctcagctacgctcaggcggcaaggtccaaggaaaggccgggagaaggttcggcgaaggcgtccgctgttcgaaaggagaccaacaaccttctccgcagtgaggaacttcaacctgagaaggaaggggaggcagctgaaaccaacgacccagcacctacccagcgcccggaaacccctcctccacagacagaatcaatggaggaggaggcagcagatggacaaacaggtcagtggcaagtggtccagagtaaaaccacaaagaaaaaacatcccaaagccaccacccaaaccagtggcaagaggaggctctcttctgaatcagactgcaacaactcctcttcactggacggggaaatgctggaacgacagccccttcaaaagaggcggcagaactccgagatggatgataaagcatcccagcccccgggcactggaagctgtgatgggcccggcgtgccccaaccccaatgccccacacgtaacgacgtggccaacgcatctcagctccgggacaccgggagcaaagacacgtctggcgcacctgagctccgggagaccgggagctgtgatgttttcgaggaggaacagatggaagcagctgaggacaacccaatcctctctgcctacaagacccccccgatgtcacccgagcggcacaaaccctgcatgaaaaatcaggaggggtttctgagcccaaccaacgtgaaactgcttgcgcatacgatgggtatgcaggaacatcccgaaggggaaggactgggactagcgaggacaaatg ccagtggaaaagcccctgggaaggacagcattacccctgaaataatcaagaatgccaagcctgctatactctcaacactcaatgaactgctctgcctgtgctgggatgagggagcagtaccacaggacatgcgcgatgccaatatcatcaccctctataagaacaagggtgaccgtggtgactgcaacaactaccgtggaatctccctgctcagcatagtgggaaaagtcttcgcttga
- the LOC137374707 gene encoding uncharacterized protein isoform X3, whose product MAITNFRASGQGVRNTVRVVVKDKEGDAPVDRTFFIKKILFDCCGFQATDVFCLQDFPSSGYFDVTFRNVAGCIKFLKAFKEKGDRAPLSILTAEPLFTLPSQRDRVVTIHLYNPHVPVVDVLTFLARYVEVAGSSTDVKDPFGIWTSKRQVKVTLKVDPSGAIIHPPSSFAIGGSRGFLVYAGQPRVCRTCGKSGHMAANCSTVVCKNCKEEGHQTKDCKQTKCCNLCGAAGHLYKTCPKRCLSYAQAARSKERPGEGSAKASAVRKETNNLLRSEELQPEKEGEAAETNDPAPTQRPETPPPQTESMEEEAADGQTGQWQVVQSKTTKKKHPKATTQTSGKRRLSSESDCNNSSSLDGEMLERQPLQKRRQNSEMDDKASQPPGTGSCDGPGVPQPQCPTRNDVANASQLRDTGSKDTSGAPELRETGSCDVFEEEQMEAAEDNPILSAYKTPPMSPERHKPCMKNQEGFLSPTNVKLLAHTMGMQEHPEGEGLGLARTNEPGLPRTHSATPHQRP is encoded by the coding sequence atggctataaccaattttcgagcttcgggccagggagtgcgcaacaccgttcgggtggtcgtgaaggacaaggaaggagatgcaccggtcgatcgcaccttcttcatcaagaaaattctcttcgattgctgcggatttcaagcgacggatgtcttctgcctgcaggatttccccagcagtggatacttcgacgtgacgttccggaacgtggcgggatgcatcaagttcctgaaggcgttcaaggagaaaggagaccgggcgccactgtcgatcctcacagcggagccgctcttcacgcttccgtcacaacgggaccgggtggtgacgattcacctctacaacccccatgttccggtggtggatgtactcacctttctcgccaggtacgtcgaggtggctggcagcagcactgatgtcaaggacccctttgggatctggaccagcaagcggcaggtcaaggtgaccttgaaggtagatcccagtggagccatcatccaccctccctccagcttcgctatcgggggaagtcgaggcttcttggtctacgctgggcagcccagagtttgccgcacctgtggcaaatctggtcacatggcagccaactgcagcacggttgtttgcaagaactgcaaggaggaaggccatcagaccaaggactgtaagcagactaagtgttgcaacttgtgcggtgcagcaggccatctctacaagacctgtcccaaacgttgcctcagctacgctcaggcggcaaggtccaaggaaaggccgggagaaggttcggcgaaggcgtccgctgttcgaaaggagaccaacaaccttctccgcagtgaggaacttcaacctgagaaggaaggggaggcagctgaaaccaacgacccagcacctacccagcgcccggaaacccctcctccacagacagaatcaatggaggaggaggcagcagatggacaaacaggtcagtggcaagtggtccagagtaaaaccacaaagaaaaaacatcccaaagccaccacccaaaccagtggcaagaggaggctctcttctgaatcagactgcaacaactcctcttcactggacggggaaatgctggaacgacagccccttcaaaagaggcggcagaactccgagatggatgataaagcatcccagcccccgggcactggaagctgtgatgggcccggcgtgccccaaccccaatgccccacacgtaacgacgtggccaacgcatctcagctccgggacaccgggagcaaagacacgtctggcgcacctgagctccgggagaccgggagctgtgatgttttcgaggaggaacagatggaagcagctgaggacaacccaatcctctctgcctacaagacccccccgatgtcacccgagcggcacaaaccctgcatgaaaaatcaggaggggtttctgagcccaaccaacgtgaaactgcttgcgcatacgatgggtatgcaggaacatcccgaaggggaaggactgggactagcgaggacaaatg